In Nocardia sp. NBC_00403, one DNA window encodes the following:
- a CDS encoding cytochrome P450, with protein MTATDQPPSSAGQLLAEVLLTDFGAAGPYDGYRRLRELAPVLITGSRTLVLSRYADCDAALRNRAIGKADESLGFRLSPIPEELRQRAAYRFRRTMLFRNPPDHTRLRRLVSSAFTGRHVEELRAAVVTQIETLLDGLAEYDTVDIISELALPLPVGVIGDLLGVPEGDRAAAAPLIRDMLAPLEPSSDAAAVARSAVAEDELAAYFADLLAAKRRRPADDLLSRLATARGADGLDDDECVGSAILLFTAGFETTTNLIGNGLAALLAFPDQRELLRSRPELAPGAVEELLRYDAPVQTDGRTVLESTTVAGIECEPGRVILMLLGAANRDPDRFSDPDRLDLTRSGSPNLAFGSGIHFCLGAHLARMEGIELFPRLLARFPAIAPAGEQIWRSGLSFRGLQSLPISLS; from the coding sequence ATGACCGCTACCGACCAGCCGCCATCCTCGGCGGGACAGCTCCTGGCAGAGGTGCTGCTCACCGACTTCGGCGCCGCGGGACCCTATGACGGCTATCGGCGATTGCGGGAACTGGCCCCGGTATTGATTACCGGCAGTCGCACACTCGTGCTCTCCCGATACGCGGATTGTGATGCCGCGCTACGTAATCGGGCGATCGGCAAGGCCGACGAGTCGCTCGGATTCCGGCTCTCGCCGATTCCCGAGGAACTGCGGCAGCGGGCCGCGTACCGCTTCCGCCGGACAATGTTGTTTCGCAATCCGCCGGATCACACGCGGCTGCGTCGGCTGGTTTCCTCCGCGTTCACCGGACGTCACGTGGAGGAACTGCGTGCCGCCGTAGTCACGCAGATCGAGACACTGCTCGACGGCTTGGCCGAGTACGACACCGTCGACATCATTTCCGAACTGGCGCTTCCCCTTCCGGTCGGCGTCATCGGAGACCTGCTCGGCGTACCCGAGGGCGACCGCGCCGCCGCCGCGCCATTGATTCGCGACATGCTTGCGCCACTGGAGCCGAGCTCGGACGCCGCGGCCGTCGCCCGCTCCGCCGTCGCCGAGGACGAACTGGCCGCATACTTCGCCGATCTGCTCGCGGCCAAACGCCGCCGCCCGGCCGATGATCTGCTCAGCCGCCTCGCCACCGCGCGCGGGGCGGACGGGCTCGACGACGACGAATGTGTCGGCAGCGCCATCCTGCTGTTCACCGCCGGATTCGAAACCACCACCAACCTCATAGGCAACGGCCTCGCCGCCCTCCTGGCTTTTCCGGATCAACGCGAACTCCTGCGCAGCAGACCGGAACTCGCCCCCGGCGCGGTCGAGGAGCTGCTGCGCTACGACGCCCCCGTGCAGACCGACGGCCGCACTGTCCTGGAGTCGACGACCGTGGCGGGTATCGAATGCGAGCCCGGCCGCGTCATCCTCATGCTGCTCGGCGCGGCCAATCGCGATCCGGATCGCTTTTCCGATCCCGACCGCCTCGATCTCACCCGCTCCGGCTCCCCGAATCTCGCGTTCGGCTCCGGCATCCACTTCTGCCTCGGCGCACATCTGGCCCGTATGGAGGGCATCGAACTCTTCCCGCGCCTGCTGGCCCGGTTCCCTGCCATAGCGCCTGCGGGGGAACAGATATGGCGATCGGGGCTGTCCTTCCGCGGGCTGCAATCGCTACCGATCTCACTGAGCTGA
- a CDS encoding IS3 family transposase (programmed frameshift), with the protein MAGRKRHSAEDIVRKLRRADELAAEGKTGEQIAAELGVSAATLYNWRRQFGGMDTDAAKELKELREQNTRLKRLLADAELEKDALREIAKGKILGPAAKRRAVDMLREVQSLSERFACKVVGLARATYRRIPVAATPADPDADLRAWLRAYATKHPGHGFRRAWAALRHDDGREVNKKKVHRLWKDEGLQVRAHSPRKRAGASSAPRIDADAPKVVWALDFQFDSTVDGKAVKIASMIDEHTRESVLHLVERSITAEKLVTELEKVFTARGGPPLVLRMDNGPEMISAALQQFCADRVGISYIPPGTPWNNGYIESFNRRLRAECLNRNHWTSLLEARVVIGDFKTEHNLRHRHSALGYLTPAEYAARCSHTHHPVACDIN; encoded by the exons ATGGCTGGTCGGAAGCGGCATTCCGCAGAGGACATCGTGCGCAAGCTGCGCCGCGCCGATGAGTTGGCCGCGGAAGGCAAGACCGGCGAACAGATCGCGGCCGAGTTGGGAGTGTCGGCGGCGACGCTGTACAACTGGCGCCGCCAGTTCGGTGGCATGGACACCGACGCCGCCAAGGAGCTCAAGGAGTTGCGGGAGCAGAACACGCGGTTGAAGCGGCTGCTGGCCGATGCGGAGTTGGAGAAGGACGCGTTGCGGGAGATTGCGA AAGGGAAAATTCTAGGCCCGGCTGCCAAGCGTCGCGCCGTGGACATGCTCAGAGAAGTTCAGAGCCTGTCGGAACGGTTCGCGTGCAAGGTTGTTGGGCTCGCCCGAGCCACCTACCGGCGTATCCCGGTCGCGGCGACCCCGGCCGATCCGGACGCCGATCTGCGGGCCTGGCTGCGCGCCTATGCCACGAAACATCCCGGCCATGGGTTTCGCCGTGCCTGGGCCGCGCTGCGCCACGACGACGGCCGGGAGGTGAACAAGAAGAAGGTGCACCGGTTGTGGAAAGACGAGGGGCTGCAGGTGCGGGCGCACTCACCACGCAAGCGGGCCGGCGCCTCCTCGGCGCCCAGGATCGACGCCGACGCACCAAAAGTGGTGTGGGCGTTGGATTTCCAGTTCGATTCGACCGTCGACGGCAAGGCGGTAAAGATCGCGTCGATGATCGACGAGCACACCCGCGAGTCGGTGCTGCACCTCGTGGAACGCTCGATCACCGCCGAGAAGCTCGTGACCGAGCTGGAGAAGGTGTTCACCGCCCGAGGCGGCCCACCGCTGGTGCTGCGCATGGACAACGGGCCGGAGATGATTTCGGCAGCGCTGCAACAGTTCTGCGCCGACCGGGTGGGTATCTCCTATATCCCGCCCGGGACGCCGTGGAACAACGGCTACATCGAGTCGTTCAACCGACGGCTGCGCGCCGAGTGCCTCAACCGCAACCACTGGACGAGCCTGCTCGAGGCCCGGGTGGTCATCGGCGACTTCAAGACCGAGCACAACCTGCGGCACCGTCACTCGGCGCTGGGCTATCTCACCCCGGCCGAGTACGCTGCCCGCTGCAGCCACACCCACCACCCCGTGGCCTGCGACATCAACTGA
- a CDS encoding TetR/AcrR family transcriptional regulator, with translation MTPWGPVAADPPAEDRKNQILDTAWRLVVAQGVSATSMSQLAAEAGISRVLLYRHYENRDAVVRDLLARELFRFYAELHRLPQPGEAVEGAARNILHTIAYLRNSVLLRKLLVAEPALLPYLTLEAGPLLEASSRWFASQMIEWSVPPERAGRAAELLTRFVASVALTPRVNIDFDDVAESREVVTALVRGLIGPGASM, from the coding sequence ATGACCCCGTGGGGTCCGGTGGCGGCGGACCCGCCCGCGGAGGATCGCAAGAATCAGATCCTGGACACCGCATGGCGTTTGGTGGTGGCCCAAGGCGTCTCGGCGACCTCGATGTCACAGCTGGCTGCCGAGGCGGGCATTTCCCGGGTACTGCTCTATCGTCACTACGAGAACCGGGACGCGGTCGTACGCGACCTGCTGGCCCGCGAGCTGTTCCGGTTCTATGCCGAACTGCACCGGCTGCCGCAGCCCGGCGAGGCGGTCGAGGGTGCCGCACGCAATATCCTGCACACCATTGCCTACCTGCGGAATAGTGTTCTGCTGCGCAAACTTCTGGTGGCCGAACCGGCGCTGCTGCCGTATTTGACGCTGGAGGCCGGGCCGCTGCTGGAGGCGTCGAGCCGGTGGTTCGCCAGCCAGATGATCGAATGGAGTGTGCCGCCGGAGCGGGCCGGCAGGGCGGCCGAGCTGCTCACGCGCTTCGTCGCCTCGGTCGCGCTGACGCCGCGAGTGAATATTGACTTCGATGATGTCGCCGAGAGTCGCGAGGTGGTGACGGCGCTGGTGCGCGGGCTGATTGGTCCCGGCGCTTCGATGTGA
- a CDS encoding BtrH N-terminal domain-containing protein, producing MARVLIEDYPHRLGGHCGSGALRDLIEWAGLGWNGPPGEALVFGMGGGLSFQYLQIPGLMPPLYFVGRTADMELDLCARLGIDTRRDQTDDPALAWSWVTGELDAGRPVMVWADIMELPYLRVRLSNTRHDIVVIGYDTDAEIAYIVDNDRDDVQTVPLQALAKARYSSGFPDSNRHATYPMHFPDRFPDLLLAARDAATAAVANLHGKTEEPIGAAETSLPPGSTRTLGLAGVEKFCHDVARWPADLTPDELGIALRTVRIFVEKAGTGGGFFRRLQSDFCKEVADLTGDKPFRAAADAYRDCADIWSRFAALATTDSPDHNDLAACIADLPAAEHRAADALSLAAAP from the coding sequence GTGGCACGCGTGCTGATCGAGGACTACCCGCACCGCCTCGGCGGCCACTGCGGCTCCGGGGCCCTGCGCGACCTCATCGAATGGGCTGGACTCGGCTGGAACGGCCCGCCCGGTGAGGCGCTGGTCTTCGGTATGGGCGGCGGGCTGAGTTTCCAATACCTGCAGATCCCCGGCCTCATGCCACCGCTCTACTTTGTCGGCCGCACGGCCGATATGGAGCTGGATCTGTGCGCCCGCCTCGGCATCGACACCCGCCGCGACCAGACCGATGATCCTGCCCTCGCCTGGTCATGGGTCACCGGCGAACTCGACGCGGGCCGACCGGTCATGGTCTGGGCAGACATCATGGAACTCCCCTACCTGCGCGTCCGACTCTCCAATACCCGCCACGACATCGTCGTCATCGGCTACGACACCGACGCCGAGATCGCCTATATCGTCGACAACGACCGCGACGACGTACAGACGGTCCCCCTACAGGCACTCGCGAAAGCCCGCTACTCCAGCGGCTTTCCGGACTCCAACCGGCACGCCACTTACCCGATGCACTTCCCGGACCGGTTCCCCGACCTGCTCCTCGCCGCCCGCGATGCCGCAACGGCCGCCGTCGCGAACCTGCACGGCAAGACCGAGGAACCGATCGGAGCGGCCGAAACGTCCCTCCCGCCCGGCTCCACCCGCACCCTCGGCCTGGCCGGAGTCGAGAAGTTCTGCCACGACGTCGCCCGATGGCCCGCGGACCTCACTCCCGACGAACTCGGCATCGCATTGCGCACCGTCCGTATCTTCGTGGAGAAGGCAGGCACCGGCGGCGGCTTCTTCCGCCGCCTGCAATCCGACTTCTGCAAGGAAGTCGCAGACCTGACCGGCGACAAACCTTTCCGCGCAGCCGCCGACGCCTACCGCGACTGCGCCGACATCTGGAGCCGCTTCGCCGCGCTCGCCACCACCGACTCCCCCGACCACAACGACCTGGCAGCCTGCATAGCCGACCTACCTGCGGCCGAACACCGCGCCGCCGACGCCCTGTCCCTGGCCGCCGCACCCTGA